A portion of the Kiritimatiellia bacterium genome contains these proteins:
- a CDS encoding pilus assembly protein TadG-related protein produces MRRSRRCRAGQTLIYLLMICVILALVVLWNFDVHKIISVKLRAQTAGDAAALAAARWQGLTLNLIGQLNVLQAVAIHEGIARGQTRFPEAELLGELAARLCYVGPATALAAAQLAAKNNRMFNNPEFTAMLAGHAEQVIRDYPNQFPIQPWTNAPSPPTAWDNYGSMLRVLAAQGVVAWPDNALYYVDYRGDHLLLNPSFYDAIASSDWCWFYHHAYSTLRSYMSWREWDPLPLIRDPMPINSEFFGLGLTRVTTLDDLPMIGGPSGRIVLQMLEQFAGRPLTSAVARVSAQWYAYDPVRWRPWTSLIPNDFPFRGTVKPEYDYVGADAAVRIETRSDRATPGAASRWVVWTAAAKPFGTLEDGERPNRYGLVLPAYREVRLIPVDTASGGGGGSRPGWSTHIREHLPEYVVRGIDGLTPGCWYCEQLRTWEQLSFRQTGIEWLEHNSDRCRVRGGPGRGGSGGTRRGH; encoded by the coding sequence ATGCGCCGGAGCCGACGATGCCGCGCGGGGCAGACGCTGATCTACCTGCTGATGATCTGCGTGATCCTCGCGCTCGTGGTGCTCTGGAACTTCGATGTCCACAAGATCATCTCCGTGAAGCTGCGCGCACAAACCGCGGGCGACGCGGCTGCGCTGGCGGCGGCAAGATGGCAGGGGCTCACGCTGAACCTGATCGGGCAGCTCAACGTGCTGCAGGCGGTCGCGATCCACGAAGGGATCGCACGCGGTCAGACCCGCTTCCCGGAAGCAGAGCTGCTCGGCGAGCTCGCGGCACGGCTGTGCTATGTCGGGCCGGCGACCGCGCTGGCGGCCGCACAGCTCGCCGCCAAAAACAACCGGATGTTTAACAACCCCGAGTTCACCGCGATGCTCGCCGGTCACGCGGAGCAGGTGATCCGCGACTACCCCAACCAGTTTCCGATCCAACCATGGACCAATGCTCCCTCTCCGCCGACCGCGTGGGACAACTACGGCAGCATGCTGCGCGTGCTCGCAGCGCAGGGGGTTGTCGCGTGGCCGGACAACGCGCTTTACTACGTGGACTATCGCGGCGACCACCTGCTGCTGAACCCCAGCTTTTACGACGCGATCGCCTCCAGTGACTGGTGCTGGTTCTACCATCACGCCTACTCGACATTGCGCTCCTACATGAGCTGGCGCGAGTGGGACCCCCTGCCGCTGATCCGCGATCCGATGCCGATCAATTCCGAGTTTTTCGGCCTCGGGCTGACCCGGGTGACGACGCTGGATGACCTGCCGATGATCGGCGGGCCGAGCGGAAGGATCGTGCTGCAGATGCTTGAACAGTTTGCGGGGCGGCCCCTCACTTCCGCGGTCGCCCGGGTCTCTGCACAGTGGTACGCGTATGACCCTGTGCGGTGGCGGCCATGGACCTCGTTGATTCCGAACGACTTCCCTTTCCGCGGTACCGTGAAACCCGAGTACGACTACGTCGGCGCAGACGCCGCGGTACGCATCGAAACACGGTCAGACCGCGCGACGCCCGGCGCTGCCTCCCGCTGGGTGGTGTGGACCGCCGCGGCCAAACCGTTCGGAACGCTCGAGGATGGCGAGCGGCCGAACCGCTATGGACTAGTGCTGCCCGCCTACCGCGAAGTACGCCTGATCCCGGTGGACACCGCCAGCGGCGGTGGCGGTGGAAGCCGGCCGGGGTGGTCCACGCACATCCGCGAGCACCTGCCCGAGTACGTTGTGCGCGGGATCGACGGATTGACGCCGGGCTGCTGGTACTGTGAGCAGCTCCGCACCTGGGAACAGCTCTCGTTCCGGCAGACCGGCATCGAGTGGCTGGAACACAACAGCGACCGCTGCCGAGTGCGCGGCGGCCCCGGCCGTGGTGGCTCCGGAGGGACTCGACGTGGCCACTGA
- a CDS encoding DUF4091 domain-containing protein, with protein MERLPLFWRRGAAVWITIAAFRAPAAESPILLTFESDDAVELPYRERHGTTLAIVDRYATDGRRSLRFETPAWSNGLPEWPSFEFRITRRDWRGYDRLAMDMVNPGTSAARLAMFISDSTVPFRQGLYHEWVVPAGAWRRIEVPLAKLPAGVDRGDITVLHMFATRPPARWELYLDRVVLLRAGETSVPPSAAFAREVAPLYRRRLDAVALRLQRLRDARDAPWFATLAGEVNQLREETDPGAAGRHDPSRWLERLDALDLDVARAERLGGLAAQEAAPSADGALLVALASSMQKVLPRGVGMGVEPAAAIELHAARGEAESVQVIVTTLGQNLLRQVGVSVGELKSATGAVLDPARVDRDVVGYVRTRELPPYGAEHVGWWPDPLLNFLGPVEVAPGDLQAFWIRVRVPRDQPAGVYRGTLTVTAANVAARSLPFAVRVRDWTVPAVSPLPLAITFGPHDHPLETTRSEQTQWRREADYPLNVWHQRRESWADFLADYFITFDSLYHTGQPAFDLLVRLQQQGRLGRFNLGYWSYWEDSPDAEARWRTNTLARLVRARDRARELGLLNHAYVYGCDEVDRDHFGRVERAAALLKRELPGVPIFTTTYDNSYGLDSPVKSVDWWCPLTSRYDPERAARARETGRQVWWYICCGPHHPYANMFIEYPAIEARLLMGAMTAKYRPDGFLYYQISIWNSRRPITTGPFTDWDPRSWTTYHGDGSWTCVGPGGEPVPTIRLENFRDGLEDYAAVLELERRLRELDGGGVAAVARAALTVPDDLVRSLKEFSREPARLLRWRRRLDDVIETLPAVVGR; from the coding sequence ATGGAACGGCTTCCACTCTTTTGGCGCAGGGGGGCCGCAGTGTGGATCACGATCGCCGCCTTTCGCGCGCCCGCCGCCGAATCTCCAATTCTCCTTACATTTGAGTCAGATGACGCCGTCGAGCTGCCGTACCGTGAACGGCACGGTACCACGCTCGCGATTGTGGATCGGTATGCGACGGATGGGCGGCGGTCGCTGCGGTTCGAGACGCCGGCGTGGAGCAATGGTTTGCCCGAGTGGCCGTCGTTCGAGTTCCGCATTACGCGCCGCGACTGGCGCGGGTACGACCGGCTGGCGATGGACATGGTCAACCCCGGCACTTCGGCGGCGCGGCTGGCGATGTTCATCTCCGATTCGACGGTGCCGTTCCGGCAGGGGCTCTATCACGAGTGGGTTGTGCCGGCGGGCGCGTGGCGTCGGATTGAAGTGCCGCTTGCGAAGTTGCCGGCGGGGGTGGACCGCGGCGACATCACCGTGCTGCACATGTTCGCGACGCGTCCACCGGCCCGCTGGGAACTCTACCTCGATCGCGTCGTGCTGCTGCGAGCCGGCGAAACCTCGGTGCCCCCCTCGGCCGCGTTTGCGCGGGAGGTGGCCCCGCTTTACCGCCGGCGACTGGATGCGGTGGCGTTGCGTCTGCAGCGGCTGCGCGATGCTCGCGATGCACCGTGGTTCGCGACACTCGCCGGCGAGGTGAACCAATTGCGTGAGGAAACCGACCCAGGGGCGGCGGGGCGCCATGATCCCTCGCGCTGGCTGGAACGGCTGGACGCACTCGATCTGGATGTTGCGCGCGCGGAACGTCTGGGCGGGCTTGCGGCACAGGAGGCCGCACCTTCTGCGGATGGCGCTCTGTTGGTCGCATTGGCCTCCTCAATGCAGAAGGTACTGCCGCGAGGTGTCGGCATGGGTGTGGAGCCCGCCGCCGCGATTGAACTGCACGCGGCGCGGGGCGAGGCGGAATCCGTGCAAGTGATCGTGACGACGCTCGGGCAGAACCTGCTGCGTCAGGTCGGGGTCTCGGTGGGGGAGCTGAAGTCGGCAACCGGCGCGGTGCTCGACCCGGCGCGGGTGGACCGGGACGTTGTGGGCTACGTCCGGACGCGGGAACTCCCGCCCTACGGCGCGGAGCACGTGGGGTGGTGGCCCGACCCGCTGCTGAATTTTCTCGGTCCGGTGGAGGTGGCACCCGGCGATCTCCAGGCGTTCTGGATCCGCGTTCGCGTGCCTCGTGACCAGCCCGCCGGCGTCTACCGCGGCACGTTGACGGTCACCGCCGCGAACGTGGCGGCGCGATCGTTGCCGTTCGCAGTGCGGGTTCGCGACTGGACGGTTCCCGCCGTCAGCCCGCTGCCCCTGGCGATCACGTTCGGCCCCCACGACCATCCGCTGGAAACCACCCGCTCCGAGCAGACCCAGTGGCGGCGGGAGGCCGACTACCCCCTGAATGTGTGGCATCAGCGCCGAGAGAGCTGGGCGGATTTTCTGGCCGACTACTTCATTACCTTCGACAGCCTCTATCACACCGGACAGCCCGCGTTCGATCTGCTCGTGCGGCTGCAGCAGCAGGGGCGACTCGGCCGCTTCAATTTGGGATACTGGTCGTACTGGGAAGACTCGCCCGATGCAGAAGCCCGTTGGCGCACAAACACGCTCGCGCGGCTGGTTCGTGCCCGCGACCGCGCGCGGGAACTGGGGCTGCTGAACCATGCCTACGTGTATGGTTGTGATGAGGTCGATCGCGACCACTTCGGGCGTGTCGAGCGCGCCGCCGCGCTGCTGAAACGAGAACTGCCTGGCGTGCCGATCTTCACCACCACCTACGACAACAGCTACGGGCTGGATTCGCCGGTGAAGTCCGTGGACTGGTGGTGCCCATTGACGTCCCGGTACGATCCGGAACGGGCGGCGCGGGCGCGAGAAACGGGCCGACAGGTGTGGTGGTACATCTGCTGTGGGCCGCACCATCCGTACGCGAACATGTTCATCGAATACCCGGCGATCGAGGCACGGCTGCTGATGGGGGCGATGACCGCGAAGTACCGGCCGGATGGGTTCCTATATTATCAGATCAGCATTTGGAACTCGCGCCGGCCGATCACCACCGGCCCGTTCACCGACTGGGATCCGCGGAGTTGGACCACCTACCACGGTGACGGTTCGTGGACCTGCGTTGGTCCGGGCGGTGAACCGGTGCCGACGATCCGGCTCGAGAACTTCCGGGACGGGCTCGAAGACTACGCCGCCGTGCTCGAGCTGGAACGACGGCTGCGCGAGCTCGACGGTGGAGGCGTTGCCGCTGTGGCCCGAGCCGCGCTCACGGTGCCGGATGACCTTGTCCGCTCGCTGAAGGAGTTCTCCCGGGAGCCGGCGCGGTTGCTCCGGTGGCGGCGGCGGCTGGACGATGTGATCGAGACCCTGCCGGCGGTCGTAGGTCGATAG
- the nrfH gene encoding cytochrome c nitrite reductase small subunit: MALGLGVFSGVGGYTFWYAEGISYFSNDPRACVNCHIMRDQFESWLRGSHHAVATCNDCHLPDRAVEKWLAKARNGWNHSVAFTLGNFPEPIRIRPANLRALQHNCIRCHRDMAGPVAGHVDVELGSARCTDCHRSAGHFELD; encoded by the coding sequence GTGGCTCTCGGTCTTGGCGTTTTCAGCGGTGTAGGCGGTTACACGTTTTGGTATGCGGAAGGCATTTCGTACTTTAGCAATGACCCCCGAGCCTGCGTGAACTGCCACATTATGCGCGACCAATTCGAATCGTGGCTGCGGGGCAGCCATCATGCAGTGGCGACCTGCAACGACTGCCACCTGCCGGACCGCGCGGTCGAAAAGTGGTTGGCAAAGGCGCGGAACGGTTGGAACCACTCGGTCGCGTTCACGCTCGGCAATTTTCCCGAGCCGATTCGCATCAGACCGGCGAACCTTCGGGCACTGCAGCACAACTGCATACGGTGCCACCGTGACATGGCCGGCCCGGTCGCGGGGCACGTGGACGTCGAACTTGGCTCCGCCCGCTGCACCGACTGTCACCGCTCGGCGGGGCACTTCGAACTCGACTAG
- a CDS encoding ammonia-forming cytochrome c nitrite reductase subunit c552, whose product MRTSTPAVLLTVALTAAATAAVTALLINIHHRKLEARQTVLRLVELDDSTLDAAVWGRNFPREYDGWRRTADTNRTRYGGSEAFSHLEAHPLLRTIFAGYPFGVDYREDRGHMYSLADQKLSERTRQFRQPGACLHCHAGGMAHVYRQQGGGDLFVGFTNVCRMPLTQAWELVSHPVTCVDCHDPRTMALRVQHPAFLQGIAVLAASDAEVPSAPSIARWRAAGRKGVYDPNREASRQEMRSMVCAQCHVEYYFKGDGRLVTFPWHDGLKAEQIEAYYDRVGHVDWVHAVSTATVLKAQHPEFEMWNQGVHARAGVACADCHMPYLRDGAMKVTDHHVRSPMLHVRRACLPCHPVDEAEMAARVDIIQGRTKALMDRAMEAVAALIRDLGEASTAPQPPPAIADARRHQRSAQWRLDFVNAENSMGFHAPQEAARILAEAIDLARQGQILLRGGIGNARAGTREEP is encoded by the coding sequence ATGCGCACCTCCACCCCTGCGGTTCTGCTCACCGTCGCGCTCACCGCCGCGGCGACCGCGGCCGTGACGGCGCTGCTCATCAACATTCACCACCGGAAGCTTGAGGCGCGACAGACGGTCCTCCGGCTGGTCGAGCTGGACGACAGCACACTCGATGCGGCGGTCTGGGGGCGGAATTTCCCCCGCGAGTACGACGGCTGGCGCCGCACCGCCGACACCAATCGCACCCGCTACGGCGGCAGTGAGGCGTTTTCGCATCTCGAGGCGCATCCCCTGCTGCGCACGATCTTTGCCGGCTATCCGTTCGGTGTGGACTACCGGGAGGACCGCGGGCACATGTACTCGCTGGCCGACCAGAAACTGAGCGAGCGGACACGGCAGTTCCGGCAGCCCGGCGCCTGTCTCCACTGCCACGCCGGCGGCATGGCGCACGTCTACCGGCAGCAGGGGGGCGGTGACCTTTTTGTCGGTTTCACCAACGTCTGCCGAATGCCGCTGACGCAGGCGTGGGAGCTCGTCTCCCACCCCGTCACCTGCGTTGACTGCCACGATCCGAGGACGATGGCACTGCGCGTGCAGCACCCCGCGTTCCTGCAGGGGATTGCGGTACTCGCCGCGTCCGATGCGGAGGTGCCCTCCGCCCCCAGCATCGCACGGTGGCGCGCGGCCGGCCGCAAGGGCGTTTACGACCCGAACCGCGAAGCCTCGCGGCAGGAGATGCGCTCGATGGTCTGCGCACAGTGCCACGTGGAGTACTACTTCAAGGGTGACGGTCGGCTGGTGACCTTCCCCTGGCATGACGGCTTGAAGGCCGAGCAGATCGAGGCCTACTACGACCGCGTCGGCCATGTCGACTGGGTGCACGCGGTGAGCACCGCGACGGTTCTGAAAGCCCAGCACCCTGAGTTCGAAATGTGGAATCAAGGGGTGCACGCGCGTGCGGGTGTGGCCTGCGCGGACTGTCACATGCCCTATCTCCGTGACGGCGCGATGAAGGTCACCGATCACCACGTGCGTAGTCCGATGCTGCACGTCCGCCGCGCCTGTCTGCCCTGTCACCCGGTGGATGAGGCCGAGATGGCCGCGCGCGTCGACATCATCCAGGGACGCACCAAAGCACTGATGGACCGCGCGATGGAAGCAGTCGCGGCCCTGATCCGTGACCTCGGGGAGGCGTCCACGGCCCCACAGCCTCCTCCCGCCATCGCCGACGCCCGCCGGCACCAGCGTTCGGCGCAATGGCGACTGGACTTTGTGAATGCGGAGAATTCGATGGGGTTTCACGCGCCCCAGGAAGCCGCCCGAATTCTCGCCGAGGCGATTGATTTGGCGCGCCAGGGGCAGATATTGTTACGCGGTGGTATCGGCAACGCGAGGGCCGGTACTCGAGAAGAACCGTGA
- a CDS encoding carboxy terminal-processing peptidase, with product MNFTGRLLHRRMSIVVVLLSAAFAGAQPAAPPGSSEDIVATGRKAARVLAALLPRTHLQRIELDDTIAARAFELFVDSLDFDRTWLMASDVDEFRRDVAQLDDMLRAGDLSFAFRVHERFMARMRDRIEFVNRLLDQGIVTSNRDSYVWRRRDAPRAADTNEWNELWRRKVTNEYISRLVAVELARSGVTNGAATNATAAAAGNTRKVEPDLADVEGDRRDPHLTPEEFIRRRYRQFRTVLEDSDEESLIDRFLSAFSQAFDPHSEYMTAARTEDFDISMRLSLVGIGAQLSSEDGAAKIERLIPGGPAERDGRLQVGDRIIAVGQGDEEPVDVLHWPLYKVVRLIRGEKGTRVTLVYWPASDVSGATERRITLVRDEVKLEEQAAKSRVREVEGPGGRRYRFGVISLPEFYADFKARGGEARRSATDVRNRLQDLMRQEVQGIALDLRNNGGGSLPDAIEIAGLFIRGGPIVQVRDARGVQVLSDPDPELVYGGPLVVLVNRSSASASEIVAAALQDYGRAVIIGDRKTHGKGTVQTLLPLDNRNSALGSLKVTTAAFYRIAGGSTQMRGVAPDIVLPSFLDAMEIGEEFLPHALPWSVVDPAYYAVLLDMVPPLDVLRERSERRRAESPAFQVRAELIARFQRRMNTAEISLNLAERLATARADRELDEAQRAASRAGSEESDDAADLVLQEALQVLLDIARWREVSRSAEPVARAP from the coding sequence ATGAACTTCACTGGACGCCTCCTCCATCGGCGCATGAGCATCGTGGTGGTGCTGCTGTCCGCCGCGTTCGCCGGCGCGCAGCCCGCCGCACCGCCCGGCAGTTCGGAGGACATTGTCGCGACCGGCCGCAAAGCGGCGCGCGTGTTGGCCGCGCTGCTGCCTCGCACGCACCTCCAGCGCATCGAGCTCGATGACACCATCGCCGCGCGCGCGTTCGAGCTGTTCGTGGATTCGCTCGACTTTGACCGCACCTGGCTGATGGCCTCGGACGTGGACGAGTTCCGCCGCGACGTCGCGCAGCTGGACGACATGCTTCGCGCCGGCGACCTCTCTTTCGCGTTTCGCGTGCACGAACGATTTATGGCGCGGATGCGGGATCGCATTGAGTTCGTGAACCGCCTGCTGGACCAGGGCATTGTGACCTCCAACCGGGATAGCTACGTCTGGCGCCGCCGCGATGCGCCGCGGGCGGCCGATACGAACGAGTGGAACGAGCTATGGCGGCGGAAGGTGACGAACGAGTACATCTCGCGGCTGGTCGCGGTCGAGCTGGCGCGATCCGGCGTGACGAACGGCGCGGCGACCAATGCAACCGCCGCCGCGGCCGGCAACACCCGCAAGGTGGAGCCCGACCTCGCGGATGTCGAGGGTGACCGGCGCGATCCCCACCTCACACCGGAGGAGTTCATCCGCCGGCGGTACCGGCAGTTTCGCACCGTGCTCGAGGACAGCGACGAGGAATCGTTGATCGATCGCTTCCTGTCCGCATTTTCTCAGGCCTTCGACCCGCACTCTGAGTACATGACGGCCGCCCGCACTGAAGACTTCGATATTTCGATGCGGCTGTCGCTGGTTGGCATCGGCGCGCAGCTCAGCAGCGAGGACGGCGCCGCGAAGATTGAGCGACTGATTCCCGGCGGCCCCGCGGAGCGCGATGGCCGGTTGCAGGTGGGGGACCGCATCATTGCGGTGGGCCAGGGCGACGAGGAGCCGGTGGATGTGCTGCACTGGCCGCTCTACAAGGTCGTACGACTGATTCGCGGCGAGAAGGGCACGCGGGTCACGCTGGTCTACTGGCCCGCTTCCGACGTGTCGGGTGCGACGGAGCGTCGCATTACGCTGGTGCGCGACGAGGTGAAGCTTGAGGAGCAGGCCGCGAAAAGCCGGGTGCGCGAGGTCGAAGGGCCCGGCGGCCGCCGGTACCGATTCGGCGTGATTTCCCTGCCGGAGTTCTATGCCGATTTCAAAGCGCGCGGCGGCGAGGCGCGACGGTCCGCGACCGATGTGCGGAACCGCCTGCAGGACCTCATGCGGCAGGAGGTGCAGGGCATCGCGCTGGACCTGCGCAACAACGGCGGCGGCTCCCTCCCCGATGCGATCGAAATCGCCGGCCTTTTCATTCGCGGCGGCCCGATCGTGCAGGTGCGCGATGCACGCGGCGTGCAGGTGCTCAGCGATCCCGATCCCGAGCTGGTCTACGGCGGACCGCTAGTGGTGCTCGTGAACCGGTCCAGTGCGTCGGCCTCGGAGATCGTCGCCGCCGCGCTTCAGGACTACGGCCGCGCAGTGATCATTGGCGACCGCAAGACGCACGGGAAGGGCACGGTGCAGACCTTGCTGCCGCTGGACAACCGCAATTCCGCGCTCGGTTCGCTCAAGGTCACCACCGCCGCGTTCTACCGCATCGCGGGGGGGTCGACGCAGATGCGGGGGGTTGCGCCGGACATTGTTCTGCCCTCCTTCCTCGATGCGATGGAAATCGGCGAGGAGTTCTTGCCCCACGCCCTCCCCTGGTCGGTGGTCGATCCCGCCTACTATGCGGTGCTGCTCGACATGGTCCCGCCGCTCGATGTGCTCCGTGAGCGCTCCGAGCGCCGCCGGGCCGAGTCCCCCGCTTTCCAGGTGCGCGCGGAGCTGATTGCGCGGTTCCAGCGGCGGATGAACACGGCGGAGATCTCGCTGAACTTGGCGGAACGGCTGGCGACCGCGCGCGCGGACCGGGAGTTGGACGAGGCGCAGCGGGCCGCGAGTCGTGCCGGCAGCGAAGAGTCGGATGATGCGGCCGACCTCGTGCTGCAGGAAGCCCTCCAGGTACTGCTGGACATTGCGCGCTGGCGCGAAGTCAGCCGGTCCGCAGAACCGGTGGCTCGCGCACCCTGA
- a CDS encoding LysM peptidoglycan-binding domain-containing protein, translating to MSEPDFFCVRCWRVVAAGALAVAAGCVTYTHPDDIAAMQLRHQEDLRLLQEQIRTVQGRVEGVEMEAQRLAGEVEALRRALAASADGGARLLQPKLQELETRLARLDAAREQDRQAIVDELSKRMAEAIRRAMGGAAPAAASSRSPARRTPGPTSGYEHVVQPGETLSAIAAAYGVSAAVIAQENNIADPSKLRAGQKLFIPER from the coding sequence ATGAGCGAACCCGACTTTTTTTGCGTCCGATGCTGGCGCGTCGTCGCGGCGGGTGCGCTGGCGGTCGCCGCAGGATGTGTGACGTACACGCACCCCGATGACATCGCGGCGATGCAGCTTCGGCATCAGGAGGACTTGCGCCTGTTGCAGGAGCAGATTCGCACCGTTCAGGGTCGCGTCGAAGGCGTCGAGATGGAGGCGCAGCGTCTTGCGGGCGAGGTGGAGGCGCTGCGGCGCGCCCTCGCCGCCTCTGCGGACGGCGGCGCGCGGCTTCTCCAGCCGAAGCTGCAGGAGCTGGAGACGCGACTGGCGCGGCTGGACGCAGCGCGCGAGCAGGACCGGCAGGCGATCGTTGACGAGCTCAGCAAACGGATGGCGGAGGCGATCCGCCGCGCGATGGGAGGCGCCGCGCCCGCAGCGGCCAGCAGCCGTTCGCCCGCACGGCGCACGCCGGGCCCGACGAGCGGCTATGAACATGTCGTGCAGCCGGGCGAAACGCTGTCCGCGATTGCTGCGGCCTACGGCGTGAGTGCCGCGGTGATTGCTCAGGAAAACAACATAGCGGACCCTTCGAAGCTGCGTGCGGGCCAGAAACTCTTCATTCCGGAGCGCTGA
- a CDS encoding uroporphyrinogen decarboxylase, with translation MAVTQAEAIDRFVQTVRGRDRDARLVAWIVDSPWLPGWIGADTLDFFFDATVWMRAYERAQCELDGSVLIPGGWIELGMAAEPSGFGAPVRWNRCEPPNVLPHPAGLEALRRVDPPDPESDGLMPVILAMYEQRLPAMTAAGFPPRIAAARGPLAVAGHLLGITELLLATQTEPDAVRDLLARTTALCIAWLRAQLARMDRPVGVLVLDDLVGMLGPADAETFAFPFLRQVFRAFPDLIHLFHNDTPNPEVYYGLRDCGVDVFNFSHEVDPADARARVGPDIVLMGNLPPVELLVRGAPEECRAAVHSLLDRWSELAPWVLSAGGGVSPGTPLANLRAVIEAAGVAGTA, from the coding sequence ATGGCGGTGACCCAGGCCGAAGCGATTGACCGGTTCGTTCAGACCGTGCGCGGTCGCGACCGCGATGCGCGGCTGGTTGCGTGGATTGTCGATTCCCCCTGGCTGCCCGGTTGGATCGGTGCCGACACGCTCGATTTCTTTTTCGACGCGACCGTCTGGATGCGCGCCTATGAGCGTGCGCAGTGCGAGCTGGACGGCTCCGTGCTGATCCCGGGCGGATGGATCGAGCTGGGGATGGCGGCGGAGCCCTCCGGTTTCGGCGCGCCGGTCCGCTGGAATCGATGTGAACCACCCAACGTGCTGCCGCATCCGGCCGGCCTCGAGGCGCTCCGCCGCGTTGATCCGCCCGACCCCGAATCCGACGGCCTGATGCCGGTGATCTTGGCGATGTATGAGCAGCGGCTGCCCGCGATGACCGCCGCCGGCTTTCCGCCCCGCATTGCGGCGGCCCGCGGTCCGCTGGCGGTGGCCGGCCATCTGCTCGGCATCACGGAGCTCTTGCTGGCGACGCAGACCGAGCCCGATGCGGTGCGCGACCTGCTCGCGCGCACGACCGCGCTGTGTATCGCGTGGCTCCGCGCCCAGCTCGCCCGCATGGACCGGCCTGTCGGCGTGCTGGTGCTCGATGACCTCGTCGGCATGCTGGGACCGGCGGATGCGGAGACATTTGCGTTCCCTTTTCTGCGGCAGGTGTTCCGCGCGTTCCCGGACCTGATCCACCTTTTTCACAACGACACCCCGAACCCCGAGGTCTACTACGGCCTGCGCGACTGCGGCGTGGATGTGTTCAACTTTTCGCACGAGGTCGACCCGGCCGACGCCCGTGCGCGAGTGGGTCCGGACATCGTGCTGATGGGCAACCTGCCACCGGTGGAACTGCTGGTTCGCGGGGCTCCGGAGGAGTGTCGCGCCGCGGTCCATTCGCTGCTGGACCGCTGGTCGGAGCTGGCGCCGTGGGTGCTCTCCGCCGGTGGTGGTGTTTCGCCCGGCACGCCGCTGGCCAACCTTCGCGCCGTGATCGAGGCCGCCGGCGTCGCCGGGACGGCTTGA